One Ardenticatenales bacterium DNA segment encodes these proteins:
- a CDS encoding amino acid ABC transporter ATP-binding protein, translating to MTTLTHSDDIIVVRNVNKWYGDYHALRNVSLTVRRGEVIVIIGPSGSGKSTFIRTINRLEEHQEGDIIVDGITLSHDIRNIADIRREVGMVFQQFNLFPHLTVLENITLAPIHVRKWSREKAEEVAMKWLNRVGIPEQASKYPGQLSGGQQQRVAIARTLAMEPNILLFDEPTSALDPEMIKEVLDVMRDLARAGYTILAVTHEMGFAREVAERVIFMDAGQIVEQNTPAEFFKNPTHERTKLFLSQILHH from the coding sequence ATGACAACCTTAACCCATTCCGACGACATCATCGTAGTTCGCAACGTCAACAAGTGGTACGGTGACTACCATGCCCTGCGTAACGTCAGCCTCACCGTCAGGCGTGGCGAAGTCATCGTCATCATTGGCCCCTCCGGCTCTGGCAAATCCACCTTTATCCGCACCATCAACCGCCTGGAAGAGCATCAAGAAGGGGACATCATCGTGGACGGGATCACCCTCAGCCACGACATCCGCAATATCGCCGATATTCGCCGCGAAGTCGGCATGGTGTTCCAGCAGTTTAACCTGTTTCCTCACCTCACCGTTTTGGAAAACATCACTCTCGCGCCCATCCATGTGCGTAAGTGGTCCCGCGAGAAGGCGGAAGAAGTGGCTATGAAGTGGCTCAACCGCGTGGGCATTCCCGAACAGGCCAGCAAGTATCCGGGCCAGCTTTCCGGCGGGCAACAGCAGCGCGTGGCTATCGCTCGCACCCTGGCCATGGAGCCAAACATCCTGCTCTTTGATGAACCCACTTCCGCCCTGGACCCGGAGATGATCAAGGAGGTGCTGGATGTGATGCGCGACCTGGCGCGCGCAGGCTACACTATCCTGGCCGTAACGCACGAGATGGGCTTTGCCCGCGAAGTGGCCGAGCGCGTCATCTTTATGGATGCCGGCCAGATCGTTGAGCAAAATACCCCCGCCGAGTTCTTCAAGAACCCTACCCACGAACGAACCAAGCTTTTCCTCTCCCAAATTCTGCATCACTAA
- a CDS encoding amino acid ABC transporter permease has protein sequence MAAIYQNLQLIMRNRVRFDFGQFVRENVTRTWWLTLWLMALAGITVSFALNQLAAAPWLSSLILLIWAVSVLWAIVGELTHRHTSISLWLKNNLYSSISNALITLVLTLAILAALRGLLVYALINASFSTDPQLAAQQANGGAIWGAVIDNLRLLTIFRFPEALDWRIYATIAMIAVLGGASVFVYRDTFTGPKNTRRILTYLWLLSPVLSYVFLRGVTESGPLQQINPDQFWGGLLLTMILSIFSIVVSFPIGLVLALGRRSQIRGIPAWLTYGVALLIMIWGLVATTPGNLAAARSGLERLLAYWPLLVPVVAYLFQRSFHGNVVAAFSVVYIEAVRGVPLITVLFMATVMFPLILPPDLEILNTWRVLGGFTLFAAAYLAENVRGGLQSLSKGQYEAADALGLSTFDKYRLVILPQALRAVIPAILGQFIGLFKDTSLVQIVGLFDILNVAGTITSQTKWLGRRAEPYIFIAIVYFIGSAVMTAYSRRLEKRLGVGQR, from the coding sequence ATGGCCGCGATCTATCAGAACCTGCAACTCATCATGCGTAATCGCGTCCGTTTTGACTTCGGTCAATTCGTGCGCGAAAACGTTACCCGTACCTGGTGGTTGACGCTGTGGCTTATGGCACTTGCCGGCATCACCGTCTCCTTCGCCCTCAACCAACTCGCCGCGGCTCCCTGGCTCTCATCACTGATCCTGCTCATTTGGGCCGTCAGTGTCCTTTGGGCCATCGTCGGCGAGCTTACCCACCGCCATACCAGCATCTCCCTCTGGCTGAAAAACAACCTCTACAGCTCCATCAGCAACGCGCTTATCACCCTCGTTCTGACGCTGGCGATCCTGGCCGCGCTGCGCGGCCTCCTCGTCTATGCCCTCATCAACGCCAGCTTCAGCACCGACCCCCAGTTGGCGGCGCAACAGGCCAACGGCGGGGCTATCTGGGGAGCCGTCATTGACAACTTGCGCCTCCTCACCATCTTCCGCTTCCCCGAAGCATTGGACTGGCGCATCTACGCCACCATCGCCATGATCGCCGTACTCGGCGGCGCCAGCGTCTTCGTCTACCGCGACACCTTCACCGGCCCGAAGAATACGCGGCGTATCCTTACCTATCTGTGGCTGCTCTCCCCCGTTCTCAGCTACGTCTTCCTGCGCGGCGTCACCGAATCCGGCCCTTTGCAGCAAATTAACCCCGACCAGTTCTGGGGCGGTTTGCTCCTGACGATGATCCTCTCCATCTTTTCCATCGTCGTCTCTTTCCCCATTGGTCTGGTTCTGGCGTTGGGGCGGCGCAGCCAGATTCGTGGCATTCCCGCCTGGTTGACCTATGGCGTGGCCTTGCTCATCATGATCTGGGGATTGGTAGCCACCACACCCGGCAATCTGGCGGCGGCGCGCAGCGGGTTGGAGCGGCTGCTTGCTTACTGGCCCCTGCTCGTGCCCGTTGTTGCCTATCTCTTCCAGCGCTCGTTCCACGGCAACGTGGTGGCGGCCTTCAGCGTCGTCTACATTGAGGCCGTGCGCGGCGTGCCCCTGATCACCGTGTTGTTCATGGCTACCGTCATGTTCCCCTTGATCTTGCCCCCCGACCTCGAGATACTGAACACGTGGCGCGTCCTCGGCGGTTTCACCCTGTTTGCCGCTGCATATCTGGCGGAAAATGTGCGCGGTGGGCTGCAATCGCTGTCCAAGGGACAGTATGAGGCTGCTGATGCGTTGGGCTTGAGTACGTTTGACAAGTATCGCCTGGTGATTCTGCCGCAGGCGCTGCGGGCGGTGATTCCGGCCATCCTGGGGCAGTTCATTGGTTTGTTCAAGGATACGTCGCTGGTGCAGATTGTAGGACTGTTCGATATTTTGAATGTTGCCGGCACAATCACCTCCCAGACAAAATGGTTAGGCCGCCGCGCCGAACCCTACATCTTCATCGCCATCGTCTACTTCATCGGCAGCGCCGTCATGACTGCCTACAGCCGCCGCCTGGAAAAACGGCTGGGCGTAGGCCAAAGATAG
- a CDS encoding ABC transporter permease subunit (The N-terminal region of this protein, as described by TIGR01726, is a three transmembrane segment that identifies a subfamily of ABC transporter permease subunits, which specificities that include histidine, arginine, glutamine, glutamate, L-cystine (sic), the opines (in Agrobacterium) octopine and nopaline, etc.), with protein sequence MADLSPNLPSQSSSDSIPFWRDGRVLGVLAQIAFLILFALSAAYLLNNVYGGLQRLGKAQFLCDDGSEQLRCFFDFLNLESQFDIAESVVPYSPADTYARAVWVGFLNTIKVSGLGIILATILGTFTGIARLSSNWLLSNIAKWYIDLMRNTPLVLILLFLYLVVLLNALPPINQAIQPLGLPVFLSQRGINFPKIVAMPSFSVFLAFVVLAIIQAQVLSVILGRREEKTGQASNRTAWALVSLVVVIGAGWIVAGNQARDDQALLVSRGLRVREYSDLEALIVGRLPINRLNDISKGLENGTLSQEQVDEAALQLCALRDSPSEVNLTAQLRVDGIPYSTRRFARTDQAITAYGEGECEALVAPTAIIAAERDVLPDAATHLVVPVTERPMRISLPRIEGLNFVGGGKLTPEFAAVLFGLTIYTAAFIAEIVRAGILSVSKGQSEAARALGLSESQRLRLIVLPQALRVIIPPLTSQYLNLTKNSSLAQFVAFPEIWTVSFTTINQSGRAVQIIIIVMATYLTISLSISALLNWYNQRIALVER encoded by the coding sequence ATGGCTGACTTGAGTCCTAACCTCCCGTCGCAGAGCAGTTCCGATTCGATACCCTTCTGGCGCGATGGCCGGGTCCTCGGCGTTCTGGCGCAAATCGCATTCCTCATCTTGTTTGCGCTGTCCGCCGCCTATTTGTTAAATAACGTCTACGGCGGTTTGCAGCGCCTCGGCAAAGCGCAGTTTTTGTGTGACGATGGCAGCGAGCAGTTGCGCTGTTTTTTTGACTTCCTCAACCTGGAATCGCAGTTTGACATTGCGGAGTCCGTCGTGCCCTACTCGCCCGCGGACACGTATGCGCGGGCCGTCTGGGTCGGTTTCTTGAATACGATCAAGGTGTCTGGACTGGGCATAATTCTGGCGACCATTCTGGGGACATTCACGGGTATCGCTCGATTATCTTCCAACTGGCTGCTGAGTAATATCGCCAAGTGGTATATTGACCTGATGCGAAACACGCCACTGGTGTTGATTTTGCTTTTCCTGTATCTGGTCGTGCTGCTTAACGCGCTGCCACCGATTAATCAAGCGATTCAGCCATTGGGATTGCCTGTTTTTCTTAGCCAGCGGGGTATCAACTTCCCGAAAATCGTAGCGATGCCGTCTTTTTCCGTTTTCCTGGCGTTTGTGGTGCTGGCTATCATTCAGGCGCAGGTGCTTTCGGTGATTTTGGGGCGGCGGGAGGAGAAGACGGGCCAAGCATCTAACCGTACTGCCTGGGCGTTGGTTTCGCTGGTGGTGGTGATTGGCGCGGGGTGGATTGTTGCCGGCAATCAAGCGCGCGACGATCAGGCTCTCTTGGTCTCCCGCGGCCTGCGCGTGCGCGAATACAGCGACCTGGAAGCCTTGATTGTGGGCCGCCTGCCCATCAATCGCCTAAATGACATTTCCAAAGGGTTGGAGAATGGCACGTTGTCCCAAGAGCAGGTAGACGAGGCGGCGTTGCAGTTGTGTGCTTTGCGGGATTCACCCTCGGAGGTGAATCTGACGGCGCAACTGCGGGTGGATGGTATTCCGTATTCGACGCGGCGGTTTGCGCGCACGGACCAGGCGATTACGGCTTATGGGGAAGGGGAGTGCGAGGCGCTGGTTGCGCCCACGGCCATTATCGCGGCGGAACGGGATGTGTTGCCGGATGCGGCGACGCATCTGGTGGTTCCGGTGACGGAGCGCCCCATGCGTATTTCGCTGCCGCGGATTGAGGGGTTGAATTTTGTCGGTGGCGGCAAACTGACACCGGAGTTCGCGGCGGTGTTATTTGGGTTGACGATTTACACGGCGGCGTTTATTGCGGAGATTGTGCGTGCCGGCATTCTCTCCGTCTCCAAAGGGCAAAGTGAAGCAGCCCGCGCCCTCGGCCTTTCCGAATCCCAACGCCTGCGCCTCATCGTCCTGCCCCAGGCCCTGCGCGTCATCATCCCCCCGCTTACCAGCCAATACCTCAACCTCACCAAAAACTCCAGTCTGGCCCAATTTGTGGCCTTCCCCGAAATCTGGACCGTCAGCTTCACAACCATTAACCAGTCCGGGCGCGCCGTGCAAATCATCATCATTGTCATGGCAACCTACCTGACCATCAGCCTCTCAATTTCCGCCCTCCTTAACTGGTACAATCAGCGCATTGCCCTGGTGGAGAGATAA
- a CDS encoding amino acid ABC transporter substrate-binding protein encodes MNVKRLFAIFSMVLFALMFVACGGGATETVEVTREVTRIVEVPAAGGEVAPAPTGDTLKLVLDRGVLKCGGNKSVPGFGYLNEDGTYSGFDIDYCHVVAAAVLGDANALEIRPTTATERFPLLQTGEIDLLIRNTTWTISRDTSLGLDFAPTTFYDGQGMMVRKDRGITDLQGLDGGTICVQAGTTTEKNLADVFRALDIQFEPKVFPDADTTREAYDSGSCDGFTTDKSGLVSQQILLSDPTAHIILDATMSKEPLGPAVRHGDNNWGDIVNWSVYCTFAAEEYGLTSANVDAALGGDDPVIQNLLGESGDLGQAMGLNNDFCYQIIKQVGNYAEIYDRNLGPDTPFNLPRGLNTLYTEGGLIYAPPFR; translated from the coding sequence ATGAATGTGAAACGTCTATTTGCCATCTTCAGCATGGTCCTTTTTGCCCTTATGTTTGTTGCCTGCGGTGGCGGGGCCACGGAAACCGTGGAAGTCACCCGCGAAGTCACCCGCATCGTAGAAGTCCCCGCCGCTGGTGGCGAAGTGGCGCCGGCGCCGACCGGCGACACGCTCAAACTCGTCCTCGACCGCGGCGTTTTGAAGTGCGGCGGCAACAAATCCGTGCCCGGTTTTGGCTACCTCAACGAAGATGGAACCTACAGCGGTTTCGACATTGACTACTGCCACGTTGTCGCCGCGGCGGTTTTGGGCGATGCCAACGCCCTCGAAATTCGCCCCACAACGGCCACCGAGCGCTTCCCCCTGCTGCAAACGGGTGAAATTGACCTGTTGATCCGCAACACCACCTGGACCATCAGCCGCGACACCTCCCTCGGCCTCGACTTCGCCCCCACCACTTTCTATGATGGACAGGGCATGATGGTGCGCAAGGACCGCGGCATCACCGATCTGCAAGGACTGGACGGCGGCACGATCTGCGTCCAGGCGGGCACGACCACGGAAAAGAACCTGGCGGACGTCTTCCGCGCCCTGGACATTCAGTTTGAGCCTAAAGTCTTCCCCGATGCCGACACCACCCGCGAAGCCTATGACTCCGGCTCCTGCGATGGCTTCACCACCGACAAATCCGGCCTGGTTTCGCAGCAAATCCTGCTCAGCGACCCCACCGCGCACATCATCCTGGATGCCACCATGTCCAAAGAGCCGCTTGGCCCCGCCGTGCGTCACGGCGACAACAACTGGGGCGACATCGTGAACTGGAGCGTCTACTGCACCTTCGCCGCGGAAGAGTATGGTCTCACTTCCGCAAACGTGGATGCCGCCCTCGGTGGAGATGACCCCGTCATCCAAAACCTGCTCGGCGAATCTGGCGACCTGGGACAGGCGATGGGCCTGAATAACGACTTCTGCTACCAGATTATCAAGCAGGTGGGCAACTACGCGGAAATCTATGACCGCAACCTCGGCCCCGACACCCCCTTCAACCTGCCCCGTGGCCTGAACACGCTCTACACGGAAGGTGGCTTGATTTACGCGCCGCCATTCCGCTAA
- a CDS encoding NAD(P)/FAD-dependent oxidoreductase: MSDQYEAIVVGAGHNGLTAAAYLAHAGWKTLVLERRPVVGGVAATEEFAPGYWVDSVLHDAGTFSPTIARDLFLKMQGLDLRPADPVIFAPQPDGRALTLWRDPHRSAAEIAHFSAHDAAQFAAYATAMHRYVGFLERVFHQAPPNVAALEDNDVLGWLGVGGAFRLLGDRGMYELLRALPMALVEFMDLWFEAEAVRGALGMAGTPGANHGPYAAGTTLQFLYHHLGHRANGLPATAHVRGGIGQLATALTSIIEYAGGQVRTDASVARIMRHDGRTSGVILENGDAFTAPVVLSSTNPRHTFLDLVDPYELDPNFTRALDNIKFRGTTAKVNLALDGLPTFAALPTGETARLNGRIVICPGLDYLERAADAAKYGAFSPQPALDIRIPTLHDPSLAPAGHHVMSILVKYAPYRLREGDWTMARQALAQTVRETLQMYAPDLVARIVHEQVLTPGDLAERFGLADAGIYHGQMSLDQLLFMRPIPGWASYRTPIPGLYFGGAGAHPGGGVTGIPGKLAAQTILQDRKNQAM, translated from the coding sequence ATGTCCGATCAGTATGAAGCCATCGTGGTTGGCGCGGGACACAACGGATTGACGGCGGCGGCCTACCTGGCCCACGCCGGTTGGAAGACGCTGGTGCTGGAGCGCCGCCCGGTTGTTGGCGGCGTAGCGGCGACGGAGGAGTTCGCACCCGGATATTGGGTGGACTCGGTGTTGCACGATGCCGGCACTTTCTCCCCCACCATCGCCCGCGACCTCTTCCTGAAAATGCAAGGGCTGGACCTGCGCCCCGCCGACCCCGTCATCTTTGCGCCGCAGCCCGATGGTCGGGCGCTCACCCTCTGGCGCGACCCCCACCGCTCCGCCGCCGAGATCGCCCACTTCTCCGCGCATGACGCGGCCCAATTCGCCGCCTACGCCACCGCCATGCACCGTTATGTCGGTTTCCTGGAGCGCGTCTTCCACCAGGCTCCCCCGAACGTGGCCGCGCTGGAAGATAATGACGTCCTGGGCTGGTTGGGCGTGGGCGGCGCGTTCCGCCTGCTGGGCGACCGGGGCATGTATGAGCTACTGCGGGCGCTGCCGATGGCCCTGGTGGAGTTCATGGATTTGTGGTTTGAGGCGGAAGCCGTGCGCGGCGCGTTGGGGATGGCCGGCACGCCCGGCGCGAACCACGGCCCCTACGCTGCCGGAACCACCCTCCAATTTCTTTACCACCATCTGGGGCATCGGGCCAACGGTCTTCCGGCAACCGCGCACGTGCGTGGCGGCATCGGCCAGTTAGCCACGGCCCTCACCAGCATCATTGAATACGCGGGCGGGCAGGTGCGCACCGACGCCAGCGTGGCCCGGATTATGCGCCACGACGGACGCACCAGTGGCGTCATCCTGGAAAATGGCGACGCCTTCACCGCGCCCGTGGTTCTCTCCAGCACCAATCCGCGCCACACGTTCCTGGACCTCGTTGATCCCTACGAATTGGACCCCAATTTTACGCGCGCCCTGGACAACATCAAGTTCCGCGGAACCACGGCCAAAGTCAACCTGGCGCTGGATGGGCTGCCCACTTTCGCCGCGCTGCCGACGGGGGAGACGGCGCGCCTGAACGGGCGCATTGTCATTTGTCCGGGGTTGGATTATTTGGAACGTGCCGCCGATGCGGCCAAATATGGCGCGTTCAGCCCACAACCGGCGCTGGATATTCGTATTCCCACGCTCCACGACCCCTCGCTGGCCCCCGCCGGGCATCATGTGATGTCCATTTTGGTGAAGTATGCGCCGTATCGTTTGCGCGAGGGGGATTGGACGATGGCACGGCAGGCGTTGGCGCAGACGGTACGGGAGACGCTGCAAATGTATGCGCCGGACCTGGTGGCGCGGATTGTGCATGAGCAGGTGCTGACGCCGGGTGATTTGGCGGAGCGGTTTGGGTTGGCGGATGCCGGCATTTACCACGGCCAAATGTCCCTCGATCAACTCCTCTTCATGCGCCCCATCCCCGGTTGGGCCAGCTACCGCACCCCCATCCCCGGCCTCTACTTCGGCGGCGCGGGCGCGCACCCCGGCGGCGGCGTCACCGGCATCCCCGGCAAACTCGCCGCCCAAACCATCCTACAAGACAGAAAAAACCAGGCCATGTAA
- a CDS encoding HD family hydrolase yields MDLDPILHILRHGNQLKRTARTGWVQRGVPTAEDVAAHSYGAAFTALVLAHLVAEPVDLGRLLSLAILHDLPESLTTDIPSPAWQFLPPGIKTEVERGAMHEILAGAPFQETWMGLWEELHANETTEARLVHDADKLDMYVQALMYEQQTGNRHLGEFWDPPARMQFPISQAIYEALCQERQ; encoded by the coding sequence ATGGACCTTGACCCCATCCTCCACATCCTGCGCCACGGCAACCAACTCAAACGCACCGCCCGTACCGGTTGGGTGCAGCGGGGCGTGCCCACCGCCGAAGACGTGGCCGCCCACAGCTATGGCGCCGCCTTCACCGCCCTCGTCCTGGCCCACCTCGTCGCGGAACCCGTGGACCTGGGGCGTCTACTCTCCCTCGCGATCCTCCATGACCTCCCCGAAAGCCTGACCACGGACATCCCTTCTCCCGCCTGGCAGTTCCTGCCCCCAGGCATCAAAACGGAGGTGGAGCGAGGGGCCATGCACGAGATTCTGGCGGGCGCGCCGTTTCAGGAGACGTGGATGGGGTTGTGGGAGGAGCTGCACGCCAACGAAACAACGGAAGCGCGGCTCGTCCACGATGCAGATAAACTGGATATGTATGTGCAGGCGTTGATGTATGAGCAGCAGACGGGCAACCGACACCTGGGCGAGTTCTGGGACCCGCCGGCCAGGATGCAGTTTCCTATTTCTCAAGCAATTTATGAGGCATTATGCCAGGAGAGACAATGA
- a CDS encoding dienelactone hydrolase family protein has product MYETDMYEGMLAETVTMPGANGDVINAYFARPLGPGPFPGMVIIHHMPGWDEWYREATRKFAHHGYAALSPNLYYRAGHGTPEDVAAKVRAAGGVPDEQAVGDMAGALAFLQAQPYVSGKIGIFGTCSGGRHAYLAACRVPGFAAAIDCWGGRVVMTPEQLTPNFPVAPVDYTADLSCPLLGLFGADDRSPTPEQVAAHEAALKKHGKSYEFHMYEGAGHGFFYYNWSAYRQAQAMDGWEKIFAFLEKHLRGN; this is encoded by the coding sequence ATGTACGAGACCGATATGTACGAAGGGATGTTGGCGGAGACCGTGACGATGCCCGGTGCAAACGGCGACGTCATCAACGCCTATTTCGCCCGCCCATTGGGTCCCGGCCCCTTTCCGGGCATGGTCATCATCCACCACATGCCCGGCTGGGATGAATGGTATCGGGAGGCGACGCGCAAATTTGCCCACCACGGCTACGCCGCGCTTTCCCCCAACCTCTACTACCGCGCCGGGCATGGCACGCCCGAAGACGTAGCCGCCAAAGTGCGCGCCGCCGGCGGCGTCCCCGACGAGCAAGCCGTGGGAGACATGGCGGGGGCGCTGGCCTTCCTGCAAGCGCAGCCCTACGTCAGCGGCAAAATCGGCATTTTTGGCACATGCTCCGGCGGGCGACACGCCTACCTGGCCGCCTGCCGTGTGCCCGGCTTTGCCGCGGCCATTGATTGCTGGGGCGGGCGCGTGGTCATGACCCCGGAGCAGTTGACGCCCAATTTCCCCGTCGCCCCCGTTGATTACACGGCGGACCTGTCCTGCCCTCTGCTGGGACTATTTGGCGCGGACGACCGCAGCCCCACCCCGGAGCAGGTCGCCGCGCACGAAGCGGCGCTCAAGAAGCACGGCAAGTCGTATGAGTTCCACATGTATGAAGGCGCGGGGCATGGGTTCTTCTACTACAACTGGTCCGCGTACCGCCAGGCGCAGGCCATGGATGGCTGGGAGAAGATATTTGCCTTCCTGGAGAAACATTTGCGCGGTAACTGA
- a CDS encoding DUF333 domain-containing protein, with translation MSRRIWFTFLLFLGMAAIIASCGAEPAAPATSTPETNTPNMPNPASVFCEENGGTIDIREDAAGGQVGICVFPDGSECDEWAYYRGECQPQSATVPPESLTPPNMANPASIFCEENGGQVDIREDAAGGQVGICVFPDGSECDEWAYFRGECQPEGATLATPTAELAEDGWKIYRNDTLGYTFHYPADAIIEFADDPNRTLTIVGPMVDDEHWPMIMVNHPGDRDDYRPPEGVDLVQWLTDQNLLVNARLADRQIAGTVAVHTRLDRSPQSYAFDTFTFAHAGQLYSIVILHTGDKEDWSLYDRFLDSFTFTMEPTSAVPANERDAIMSLSQADVYSVAPSPDGQWQARVTRYNCVQVNEGDMMAYETLSLVEVATGSERRIDEQLQSCGGLGAYGLNVLFWSPNGRFLYYTDAREGGPDGCGYWERPILRYDLVDQASTQLGGGPISPGGTRLATWQKSDLVIWDVDAGEVGRIAQAGATGIGPIVWSPDSQSLAYARIESFCPLSGMSTVTRLDMADLQPQLLLQSDSPTFGALLWTEPGYLRLFDANGAEWRYNLATAELTPGP, from the coding sequence ATGTCCCGCAGAATCTGGTTTACCTTCCTTTTGTTCCTGGGCATGGCGGCAATCATCGCTTCGTGCGGGGCGGAGCCTGCCGCTCCCGCCACCTCCACCCCAGAAACCAATACCCCCAATATGCCCAACCCCGCTTCCGTTTTCTGTGAGGAAAATGGCGGCACCATAGACATCCGCGAAGACGCCGCCGGTGGTCAGGTGGGTATTTGCGTATTCCCCGATGGCAGCGAATGTGACGAATGGGCTTACTACCGCGGCGAATGTCAACCGCAAAGCGCAACCGTCCCGCCTGAATCCTTGACGCCGCCGAACATGGCGAACCCTGCTTCCATCTTCTGCGAGGAAAACGGTGGGCAGGTAGACATCCGTGAAGACGCCGCCGGCGGTCAGGTGGGTATTTGCGTTTTTCCCGATGGCAGCGAGTGTGACGAATGGGCCTACTTCCGTGGCGAATGTCAGCCGGAAGGGGCAACTCTCGCCACGCCTACGGCGGAATTGGCGGAAGATGGGTGGAAGATATATCGCAATGATACGTTGGGCTATACCTTCCACTATCCCGCCGATGCCATCATTGAATTCGCCGATGATCCGAACAGGACGCTGACGATTGTCGGACCGATGGTGGATGACGAGCATTGGCCCATGATCATGGTCAACCATCCTGGTGACCGGGACGATTATCGCCCACCGGAGGGCGTGGACCTGGTGCAGTGGCTCACGGACCAGAATCTCCTGGTGAACGCGCGCCTGGCGGACAGGCAAATCGCGGGGACGGTGGCCGTACATACACGGCTGGATCGCAGCCCGCAGTCGTATGCGTTTGACACGTTTACTTTTGCCCACGCGGGGCAGTTGTATAGCATTGTCATCCTGCATACGGGGGATAAGGAAGATTGGTCGCTCTACGATCGCTTCCTGGACAGTTTTACCTTTACGATGGAGCCGACTTCCGCAGTGCCGGCAAATGAACGTGACGCCATCATGTCTCTGAGCCAGGCAGACGTGTACAGTGTGGCTCCTTCTCCTGACGGACAGTGGCAAGCCCGCGTCACCCGCTACAACTGCGTCCAGGTAAACGAAGGGGACATGATGGCGTATGAAACCCTCTCCTTGGTTGAAGTTGCCACCGGCAGCGAACGACGCATTGATGAGCAGTTGCAATCCTGTGGCGGCCTGGGCGCGTATGGCCTGAACGTGCTGTTTTGGTCGCCGAACGGTCGCTTTCTCTACTACACGGACGCGCGCGAAGGCGGCCCGGACGGCTGCGGCTACTGGGAGCGCCCCATCTTGCGCTACGACCTCGTTGATCAGGCGAGCACCCAACTGGGTGGCGGTCCGATTTCGCCTGGTGGCACAAGGTTGGCTACCTGGCAAAAGAGCGACCTGGTGATCTGGGACGTGGACGCCGGGGAAGTGGGGCGCATCGCGCAGGCTGGCGCGACAGGAATTGGTCCCATCGTTTGGTCGCCGGACAGCCAGTCGTTGGCCTATGCGCGGATCGAGTCGTTCTGCCCCCTATCCGGCATGTCCACCGTAACGCGCCTGGACATGGCGGACCTGCAACCGCAATTGCTGTTGCAATCGGATTCCCCCACCTTTGGCGCGCTGCTCTGGACGGAGCCTGGCTATCTGCGTCTTTTCGATGCTAATGGCGCGGAGTGGCGCTACAATCTCGCTACGGCGGAACTCACGCCTGGCCCATAG
- the lepB gene encoding signal peptidase I, translated as MLAESYEQSPVVTPPTVVATEPQEIPAQRPDFLAREIVETIILTLFIFWMVNTVTGRFRIEGHSMEPTLHEGEYVLINKLSYYLDEPQRGDIIVLKFPNDESRDFIKRIIGIPGDHIEIGDGQVKVNGVTLEEPYIKAPPNYSGSWIVPADNFFVLGDNRNNSHDSHSWSFLPRRDVLGKAWLIYWGPSDWGLVPHYPHPIG; from the coding sequence ATGTTGGCGGAGTCTTATGAGCAGTCACCTGTCGTGACGCCTCCCACCGTTGTGGCAACAGAGCCGCAAGAGATACCGGCGCAGCGGCCCGATTTTCTTGCGCGTGAGATAGTGGAAACCATTATCCTGACTTTGTTCATCTTTTGGATGGTGAACACGGTGACAGGACGGTTTCGTATTGAAGGGCACAGTATGGAGCCAACGCTCCACGAAGGGGAGTATGTGCTGATCAATAAGTTGAGCTACTATCTGGATGAGCCGCAGCGTGGTGACATCATTGTGCTCAAATTCCCCAACGACGAAAGCCGCGATTTCATTAAGCGTATCATTGGTATCCCTGGCGATCATATTGAGATTGGGGATGGGCAGGTGAAGGTGAATGGTGTGACGCTGGAGGAACCGTACATCAAAGCCCCACCTAATTATAGTGGCAGTTGGATTGTGCCGGCAGATAACTTCTTTGTTCTTGGTGATAATCGCAACAACTCCCACGATTCCCACAGTTGGTCGTTTTTGCCCAGGCGAGATGTGCTGGGCAAGGCGTGGCTCATCTACTGGGGACCCTCCGATTGGGGTCTTGTTCCCCATTATCCACATCCTATAGGTTAA